From Candidatus Manganitrophus morganii, the proteins below share one genomic window:
- a CDS encoding isoprenylcysteine carboxylmethyltransferase family protein, which yields MKNLLRKITVKTIPVYILMAALIYFARPKLSFFLVGLPLILGGEALRLWAAGHLSKNREVTTTGPYAHVKNPLYLGTFLIMIGFCLLASQWIILGVGLLAFFSYYVPFKKKAESDRLREIFGLAWDEYDRSVPDYVPRLTPYEKRGKHEWEWSRVVSNSEHETAVVTALGVLILSMRFFF from the coding sequence TTGAAGAACCTGCTTCGAAAGATTACCGTTAAGACAATCCCCGTCTATATTCTGATGGCCGCCTTGATTTATTTCGCTCGGCCCAAACTGAGCTTTTTCCTGGTAGGGCTCCCGTTGATTCTGGGGGGGGAAGCATTGCGCCTCTGGGCGGCGGGACACCTCAGCAAGAATCGGGAGGTGACGACCACCGGGCCGTATGCCCACGTGAAGAATCCTCTTTATCTCGGTACCTTTTTGATCATGATCGGATTTTGCCTTTTAGCCAGCCAATGGATTATTCTAGGGGTGGGCCTCCTTGCTTTTTTCTCTTACTACGTCCCATTCAAGAAGAAGGCGGAATCGGACCGGTTGCGGGAAATTTTCGGTTTGGCTTGGGACGAATACGATCGAAGCGTGCCCGATTACGTTCCGCGCCTGACCCCTTACGAAAAGCGGGGGAAACATGAATGGGAGTGGTCCCGCGTCGTTTCGAACAGCGAACATGAGACCGCCGTCGTCACCGCATTGGGCGTTTTGATCTTATCGATGCGGTTCTTTTTCTAG
- the purH gene encoding bifunctional phosphoribosylaminoimidazolecarboxamide formyltransferase/IMP cyclohydrolase has product MGRIRRAILSVYDKEGIVDFAQGLQSLGVEILSTGGTYKLLKEKGIQVKEVSEHTGFPEMLDGRVKTLHPKIHGGILGRRDDPKHLEQMKTQGIEPIDLVAVNLYPFKATIAKPNVTLEEAIENIDIGGPTMLRSAAKNYKDVAVIIDPKDYAAVLDEMKRSGGEISEAKRYDLAKKVFFTTSDYDRTISSYLEGREGKAERFPDHLVLQFEKVQSLRYGENPHQQAAFYREPQVTEGGVAAAKQIWGKEMSYNNFLDTHSAFELVKEFKEPAAVIIKHNNPCGVATGATLVEAYKKAKATDPVSAFGGVAAFNRPLDAETAQEITTTFMEVIIAPTIEPAAATLFQKKKDLRVLEAGSKSIGASNAGRVDFRRVGGGLLVQDTDSAMIHDPKELKIVSKRPPTQEELEAMLFAWKVCKHVKSNAIIFARPGQTVGIGAGQMSRVDSVKIATMKAQTPVSGCVMASDAFFPFRDGIDAAAQVGITAVIQPGGSIRDQEIIQAVDEQNLAMVLTGFRHFRH; this is encoded by the coding sequence ATGGGAAGAATCAGAAGAGCCATACTGAGCGTTTACGATAAAGAAGGAATCGTCGATTTCGCCCAGGGACTTCAGTCCCTCGGGGTGGAGATTCTTTCGACGGGAGGGACCTACAAGCTCCTTAAAGAGAAGGGGATCCAGGTCAAAGAGGTCTCCGAGCATACCGGCTTTCCCGAAATGTTGGACGGTCGGGTGAAGACCCTTCATCCGAAGATTCACGGCGGCATTTTGGGGAGGCGAGATGATCCGAAACACCTGGAACAGATGAAGACTCAGGGAATCGAGCCGATCGACCTCGTCGCAGTGAACCTCTATCCTTTCAAGGCGACGATCGCGAAGCCGAACGTCACGCTGGAAGAGGCGATTGAGAACATCGATATCGGCGGGCCGACGATGCTCCGCTCCGCCGCGAAGAACTACAAAGATGTCGCCGTCATTATCGATCCGAAAGATTACGCCGCGGTTTTGGATGAGATGAAGCGTTCCGGCGGGGAGATCTCCGAGGCGAAACGATACGATCTGGCGAAGAAGGTCTTCTTCACAACCTCCGATTACGACCGGACGATTTCTTCCTATCTCGAAGGCCGGGAGGGGAAAGCAGAGCGCTTCCCCGATCACCTTGTCCTTCAGTTCGAGAAGGTCCAATCGCTTCGATACGGCGAGAATCCGCACCAGCAAGCCGCCTTCTATCGGGAGCCCCAGGTGACCGAAGGGGGCGTCGCCGCCGCGAAGCAGATCTGGGGAAAGGAGATGTCGTACAACAATTTCCTCGACACCCACTCCGCCTTCGAGCTGGTCAAGGAGTTTAAGGAACCGGCCGCCGTCATCATCAAACACAACAACCCCTGCGGCGTCGCCACCGGCGCCACATTGGTCGAAGCGTACAAGAAGGCCAAGGCGACCGATCCGGTCTCCGCCTTCGGCGGGGTCGCCGCTTTCAATCGACCGCTCGATGCCGAGACCGCTCAAGAAATTACCACCACCTTCATGGAGGTGATCATCGCCCCGACGATCGAGCCGGCCGCCGCGACCCTCTTTCAAAAGAAAAAAGACCTCCGTGTCCTGGAGGCCGGAAGCAAATCGATCGGCGCATCGAATGCCGGGCGGGTTGATTTCAGACGGGTCGGGGGGGGACTGCTCGTTCAGGACACCGACAGCGCCATGATCCACGATCCGAAGGAATTAAAAATCGTCAGCAAACGCCCGCCGACGCAGGAAGAGCTCGAAGCGATGCTCTTCGCCTGGAAGGTTTGTAAACATGTCAAATCGAATGCCATCATCTTTGCGCGCCCGGGGCAGACGGTCGGAATCGGCGCGGGCCAGATGAGCCGGGTCGATTCGGTGAAGATTGCGACGATGAAAGCGCAGACGCCCGTTTCCGGCTGCGTGATGGCCTCCGACGCCTTCTTCCCGTTTAGGGACGGGATCGATGCCGCCGCCCAGGTCGGCATCACCGCGGTGATACAGCCGGGGGGATCGATCCGGGATCAAGAAATCATCCAGGCGGTCGACGAGCAGAACCTGGCGATGGTTCTCACCGGTTTTAGACATTTCCGGCATTGA
- the purD gene encoding phosphoribosylamine--glycine ligase, which translates to MKILVIGAGGREHALVWKIAQSPRVRELYCAPGNPGIETLAKIVPIAVDEIEKLLAFAKEKQIDLTVVGPELPLSLGIVDRFEAEGLRIFGPHRAAAQIETSKVFSKTLMQKYQIPTADAEVVTLERAYEMLPHLPMPIVLKVEGLAAGKGVVIARDQKEAKEGLDGFRAMGEAAGRIILERFLEGVEATFFVITDGEKALPLASAQDHKRVFDEDRGPNTGGMGAISPTPRITQKMESIVMERIITPTLRGLAAEGSPYRGVLYAGLMLTSSGPHVLEFNARWGDPETQAVLPRLKSDWVDVMEATLDHRLDQTRLEWREESSVCVVLASEGYPGTYRKGEVISGLDQIDLPDTLVFHAGTGRQGEAWVTQGGRVLGVTALGQSVAEARRRAYQAVDRISFRGMHYRRDIGASAL; encoded by the coding sequence ATGAAGATCTTAGTCATTGGAGCGGGGGGGCGCGAGCACGCCCTGGTTTGGAAGATCGCGCAGAGCCCTCGGGTTCGCGAGCTCTACTGTGCGCCGGGGAATCCGGGAATCGAGACCCTCGCAAAGATCGTCCCCATCGCCGTCGATGAAATCGAAAAACTTCTCGCCTTTGCCAAAGAGAAACAGATCGATCTGACCGTCGTCGGTCCCGAGCTCCCCCTTTCGCTGGGAATCGTCGACCGGTTTGAAGCCGAAGGGCTTCGGATTTTCGGCCCGCATCGCGCCGCCGCGCAGATCGAAACGAGCAAGGTCTTCTCCAAAACCCTCATGCAGAAATATCAGATCCCGACCGCCGACGCCGAGGTGGTGACGCTCGAGCGGGCCTACGAGATGCTTCCCCATCTCCCGATGCCGATCGTCCTCAAGGTGGAGGGGCTGGCTGCCGGGAAGGGGGTTGTGATCGCCCGCGATCAGAAAGAGGCGAAGGAAGGGCTCGATGGGTTTCGGGCGATGGGAGAGGCGGCGGGACGGATTATTTTGGAGCGATTTCTCGAAGGGGTCGAAGCGACCTTCTTCGTCATCACCGATGGGGAGAAGGCCTTGCCGCTCGCCTCGGCGCAGGATCACAAGCGGGTCTTCGATGAAGATCGCGGCCCCAACACCGGCGGAATGGGGGCGATCTCTCCGACGCCGCGGATTACGCAGAAGATGGAATCGATAGTGATGGAGCGGATCATCACGCCGACCTTGCGGGGGCTTGCGGCGGAGGGGAGCCCCTATCGCGGCGTTCTCTATGCCGGATTGATGCTCACCTCTTCCGGACCGCACGTTCTGGAGTTCAATGCCCGGTGGGGGGATCCGGAGACGCAGGCGGTTCTTCCGCGTCTAAAGAGCGATTGGGTCGATGTCATGGAGGCGACGCTCGATCATCGCCTCGATCAAACCCGGCTCGAATGGCGGGAAGAATCCTCCGTCTGCGTGGTATTGGCTTCCGAAGGTTATCCCGGAACATATCGAAAAGGGGAGGTCATCTCGGGCCTCGATCAGATCGACCTTCCGGACACCCTCGTTTTTCACGCCGGAACCGGGCGACAGGGGGAAGCGTGGGTGACGCAGGGGGGAAGGGTGTTGGGGGTGACCGCCCTCGGCCAGAGCGTCGCGGAGGCCCGCCGCCGGGCCTATCAAGCGGTTGACCGAATTTCCTTTCGCGGGATGCATTACCGGCGGGATATCGGCGCGTCGGCTTTGTAG
- a CDS encoding tetratricopeptide repeat protein, whose amino-acid sequence MKSYNGSPAKKVFLTAIWCMTAFYGVLLNADLRAQSVGGKGNREDASVIGNPSNPAWKESYKRGLRYQEQKQYEKAIAEFNAALKVEPGLWLITLQLGQAYRELKQYEKAIFYLSQAISKNPDPPFRVTAYLLRSVTYASIEKYKEAMDDITKTIELDPKGSTGYYKRGEYYLVAFSQPEKALKDFDTAITFGERSAEIYHYRGAALFKLGRFQEAIESYSQVLKIDPSHYSGLLNRGSTYLCLEEYDKALNDQNTVLRLYPEDVEARLDRVSVYIAKEDFNAALSDLLFAIDHGRKDAWLYLTLADVYYRLGELEKAIQANDKAIELDNNTFLQPSLYFKKGLFLLIRGSIDEATKSYEQGIKLAVDGRNLQSVELAARDISGASFSKEEAKTVASKITSQLNETQRKIAPMAVTNQGQCHKSRI is encoded by the coding sequence ATGAAGAGTTATAACGGCAGTCCTGCAAAAAAGGTTTTCCTAACAGCAATTTGGTGTATGACTGCGTTTTATGGCGTGTTGTTGAATGCTGATTTGAGAGCTCAGAGTGTAGGGGGAAAGGGGAACAGAGAGGATGCCAGTGTAATAGGCAATCCGAGTAATCCCGCCTGGAAAGAATCTTACAAGAGGGGACTTCGCTACCAAGAACAGAAACAGTACGAAAAAGCGATCGCTGAATTTAATGCTGCCCTTAAAGTTGAGCCCGGTCTGTGGCTTATTACTCTTCAACTTGGCCAGGCATATCGTGAGTTAAAACAATATGAAAAAGCGATCTTCTATCTCTCACAAGCAATAAGCAAGAACCCAGATCCTCCCTTCAGAGTAACGGCTTATCTGCTGAGATCGGTTACCTATGCAAGCATAGAAAAATACAAAGAGGCAATGGATGATATTACAAAGACAATTGAGTTAGACCCAAAGGGGAGTACCGGCTACTATAAAAGGGGGGAGTACTATCTAGTCGCTTTCAGTCAACCCGAGAAAGCACTGAAAGATTTTGATACTGCGATCACATTTGGAGAGCGGAGTGCGGAAATATATCATTATCGGGGGGCGGCGCTCTTTAAGTTAGGCCGTTTTCAGGAAGCCATAGAAAGTTATTCACAAGTCCTCAAGATTGACCCTTCCCATTATAGTGGTCTATTGAACCGAGGTTCCACTTATCTTTGTCTAGAGGAGTATGATAAGGCTCTGAATGATCAAAATACGGTGTTGCGTCTCTATCCGGAAGATGTCGAGGCGCGCTTAGATCGCGTTTCCGTTTACATTGCGAAGGAAGACTTTAATGCTGCCCTGTCTGATCTTCTGTTCGCGATAGATCATGGTCGTAAAGACGCTTGGCTCTATCTAACCCTTGCCGATGTATATTACCGTTTAGGAGAATTAGAAAAGGCCATCCAGGCCAACGACAAAGCGATTGAGTTAGATAACAACACTTTTCTTCAACCAAGTCTTTATTTTAAGAAGGGTCTCTTCTTATTAATAAGAGGATCTATAGACGAAGCGACGAAGTCATATGAACAGGGTATCAAGCTGGCTGTCGATGGGCGTAACTTACAGAGTGTTGAGCTGGCAGCAAGAGATATAAGCGGAGCCTCATTCTCTAAAGAAGAGGCAAAGACCGTCGCATCGAAGATTACTAGTCAATTGAATGAGACGCAAAGGAAGATTGCACCTATGGCTGTCACAAATCAGGGTCAATGCCATAAAAGTAGAATTTAA
- a CDS encoding CBS domain-containing protein → MSTKIHSIGSEKNVRSAAEEMARNQIGSLLVTQEGNYTGIITEVDIIRKVVAKGIDPAATTVRTVMTSPLITIEADRSVLDANDLMEQKKIRHIGVTRNGKIIGMVSIRDFLHPLSVEQPSAEQKASGF, encoded by the coding sequence ATGTCGACGAAAATCCATTCGATCGGATCGGAGAAGAATGTCCGAAGCGCGGCGGAGGAGATGGCCCGGAACCAAATCGGGAGTCTCCTGGTGACCCAAGAAGGGAACTATACTGGGATCATCACGGAGGTCGATATCATTCGAAAAGTGGTCGCAAAGGGAATCGATCCGGCCGCGACCACGGTAAGAACCGTCATGACCTCTCCTTTGATTACCATCGAGGCCGATCGGTCGGTGCTCGATGCCAACGATTTGATGGAGCAGAAGAAGATCCGCCACATCGGGGTGACCCGAAACGGAAAGATCATCGGAATGGTCTCCATCCGAGATTTTCTTCATCCCCTCTCTGTTGAACAACCGTCGGCTGAACAGAAAGCGAGCGGGTTTTAA
- the tpx gene encoding thiol peroxidase has protein sequence MKKIWIALMLLSLVGCSAVRSQTMPIAKESASAGEGQSVTFKGKALALEGTGIKVGDRLPAAVLAANDLSPVNLAETGGKVRIISVVPSLDTPVCEEQTHALSERNGGLDKEVQLITVSMDLPFAQKRFSKEAKIGNVLFLSDYKGAEFGKSYGLLIQPLHLLSRAVLVVDKENIVRHLQVVPEITELPDLEAAMQAAKGLL, from the coding sequence ATGAAGAAAATCTGGATCGCTTTGATGCTTTTAAGCCTGGTCGGTTGCAGCGCCGTTCGCTCCCAGACGATGCCGATTGCAAAAGAGAGCGCGTCGGCCGGAGAGGGGCAGTCGGTCACCTTCAAGGGAAAGGCGTTGGCGCTGGAGGGGACGGGGATCAAGGTCGGCGATCGTCTGCCGGCGGCCGTCTTGGCCGCGAATGATCTCTCGCCGGTCAATTTGGCGGAGACCGGCGGGAAGGTCCGGATCATCAGCGTGGTCCCCTCGCTCGACACCCCCGTCTGCGAGGAGCAGACGCACGCCTTGAGCGAACGAAACGGGGGGCTCGACAAGGAGGTTCAGCTGATCACCGTCAGCATGGATCTTCCCTTCGCCCAGAAGCGGTTCTCCAAGGAGGCGAAGATCGGAAATGTCCTCTTCCTCTCCGATTATAAGGGAGCCGAGTTTGGAAAGAGTTATGGATTGTTGATCCAGCCGCTCCATCTTCTCTCCCGCGCGGTGCTCGTCGTCGACAAAGAAAACATCGTCCGGCACCTGCAAGTGGTCCCGGAGATCACCGAGCTTCCCGATTTGGAAGCGGCGATGCAGGCGGCAAAGGGGTTATTGTAG
- the purE gene encoding 5-(carboxyamino)imidazole ribonucleotide mutase gives MSEKWSVLILMGSDSDWEVMQEAAKMLKEFEVGYEMTVSSAHRSPERTRRLIHEAEERGVQVIIAGAGGAAHLAGVIAAETILPVIGVPITSALNGLDSLLSTVQMPGGIPVASMAIGKAGAKNAGIFAAQIVARRSPETAKRLLSYKKSLAEEMEAKGKRLHEKGHSD, from the coding sequence ATGAGCGAGAAGTGGTCGGTCCTCATTTTGATGGGAAGCGATTCCGATTGGGAAGTCATGCAAGAGGCGGCGAAGATGCTGAAGGAGTTCGAGGTCGGTTACGAGATGACGGTCTCTTCCGCCCATCGGTCTCCTGAACGAACCAGAAGGCTCATCCATGAAGCCGAGGAGCGGGGGGTTCAGGTGATCATCGCCGGGGCGGGCGGCGCCGCGCATTTGGCCGGGGTGATCGCCGCCGAAACGATCCTTCCGGTGATCGGCGTCCCCATCACCTCCGCGCTCAACGGACTCGATTCGCTCCTCTCCACGGTCCAGATGCCGGGCGGGATTCCGGTGGCCTCGATGGCGATCGGCAAGGCCGGCGCAAAGAACGCGGGGATTTTTGCCGCGCAGATCGTCGCGAGGCGTTCTCCTGAAACGGCCAAACGTCTACTCTCCTATAAAAAGTCCCTTGCCGAAGAAATGGAAGCAAAGGGGAAGCGGCTCCATGAAAAAGGTCATTCCGATTGA
- a CDS encoding threonylcarbamoyl-AMP synthase, with amino-acid sequence MKKVIPIDPDDPDSSLLSDAAALIRKGGVVAIPTDTFYGLAANPFDSQVVSRLFDIKGRDASKPILLLISRLEMLPSLVEEISPLAEKVMARFWPGPLTLIFKASKRLPDLLTGGTGTIGIRFPKAVLPVRLIDRVGFPITATSANRSGEPSPASAQEVAQALGASLDGILDGGPCSTLPSTVLDVTTSEPNLLREGRVSAEELAPFIAKE; translated from the coding sequence ATGAAAAAGGTCATTCCGATTGATCCTGATGATCCCGATTCCTCTCTCCTCTCCGATGCGGCCGCGCTCATCCGAAAAGGAGGCGTGGTTGCGATTCCGACCGATACCTTTTATGGCCTGGCGGCCAATCCCTTTGATTCACAGGTGGTCTCCCGCCTCTTCGATATAAAAGGCCGCGACGCTTCGAAACCGATCCTTCTTCTCATCTCCAGGTTGGAGATGCTTCCCTCTTTGGTCGAGGAAATATCGCCCCTGGCGGAAAAGGTGATGGCCCGTTTTTGGCCCGGTCCGCTGACCCTTATTTTCAAAGCATCGAAGCGCCTTCCCGATCTTTTGACCGGCGGAACGGGGACCATCGGAATCCGCTTTCCGAAGGCGGTCCTGCCGGTCCGATTGATCGATCGGGTCGGGTTTCCGATCACCGCGACGAGCGCCAATCGATCCGGCGAGCCCTCTCCCGCGTCGGCGCAAGAGGTGGCGCAGGCGCTCGGGGCCTCGCTCGACGGCATTCTCGACGGCGGGCCCTGTTCCACGCTTCCTTCCACCGTTTTAGATGTGACCACTTCCGAACCGAATCTTCTGCGGGAGGGAAGGGTCTCCGCGGAAGAGCTGGCCCCCTTCATCGCAAAGGAATAA
- a CDS encoding ATP-binding protein, translating to MRYFLDRVNLTTKLVLMMLLLTLLSLMASYVYNVRSEKEFIRKVEDNIGDLSTAIKISVEELTSTARTDEARLADYVGRLKNQGVKELSIISNEREVIASSNPKRVGARIITKVDPKHKDLFITAKIGEEPEAAGPHREYNLLVPIVVDGERMGFVHVDMRLEDYTQFLKDNHRRRLVTTFFIFTVGIGLSFFLSVKYTQPIEEVVQAAKKIASGDLSKTLPEKRHDEIGELTKSFNEMVDKLRRQRELEERLRQAEQLSALGQMASGIAHEIRNPLNLINLSIDHLKAQFPNWDAVKQKEAEEIISNVKVEIYRLNQMIENFLMYGKPLRLHFAEVCIDALLQEVLRLARHKAGEQKIEFILDADPSVPKVTADPEQLKTCMINIILNAIQAMPHGGKLEIQLRADPSMRNVADGEPSRGSLVLTFRDTGVGIDEEDLAMIFEPYFTTKKLGIGLGLAITKRIIQVHGGNIDVQSELEQGTRVTIHLPVQRRSI from the coding sequence TTGCGCTACTTTTTAGACCGCGTTAATCTCACGACCAAGCTGGTCTTGATGATGCTCCTCTTGACCCTCCTCTCCTTGATGGCTTCGTATGTTTATAATGTCCGGAGCGAGAAAGAGTTTATTCGGAAGGTCGAGGACAATATCGGCGATTTGTCGACCGCCATCAAGATCAGCGTCGAAGAGCTGACCAGCACGGCGCGAACCGACGAGGCGCGCCTGGCCGATTACGTGGGGCGTCTGAAAAACCAAGGGGTCAAAGAGCTTTCCATCATCAGCAACGAGCGGGAGGTGATCGCCAGCTCCAATCCCAAACGGGTGGGGGCGAGAATTATCACCAAAGTCGATCCGAAGCACAAGGATCTCTTCATCACGGCGAAGATCGGGGAAGAGCCGGAAGCGGCGGGTCCCCACCGGGAGTATAACCTCCTCGTCCCGATCGTGGTCGATGGGGAGCGGATGGGTTTCGTTCATGTCGACATGCGCCTCGAAGACTACACCCAGTTCTTGAAAGACAATCATCGCCGCCGGTTGGTCACGACCTTCTTCATCTTTACTGTCGGGATCGGCCTCTCCTTTTTCCTCTCCGTAAAGTACACCCAGCCGATCGAGGAAGTGGTTCAAGCCGCCAAGAAGATCGCATCGGGAGATCTGTCGAAAACCTTGCCGGAGAAACGCCACGATGAAATCGGGGAGCTGACGAAGAGCTTTAATGAAATGGTCGATAAACTTCGCCGGCAGCGGGAGCTGGAGGAGCGGCTTCGGCAGGCGGAGCAGCTCTCGGCCCTGGGGCAGATGGCGTCGGGAATCGCGCATGAAATTCGAAACCCGCTCAACCTGATTAATCTCAGCATCGATCATCTGAAAGCCCAGTTCCCGAACTGGGATGCAGTGAAACAGAAAGAGGCGGAGGAGATCATCTCCAACGTCAAGGTGGAGATTTATCGTCTTAACCAGATGATCGAGAATTTCTTGATGTATGGAAAACCGCTTCGGCTTCATTTTGCCGAGGTCTGTATCGATGCGCTGCTGCAGGAGGTCCTCCGGCTGGCCCGGCACAAAGCCGGGGAGCAGAAGATTGAGTTTATTCTCGATGCCGACCCTTCCGTCCCGAAAGTCACGGCCGATCCGGAACAGCTGAAGACCTGTATGATCAATATCATTTTAAACGCCATCCAAGCGATGCCGCACGGAGGGAAGTTGGAAATCCAACTCCGCGCGGATCCTTCCATGCGGAACGTGGCCGACGGAGAACCTTCTCGCGGGAGCCTGGTTCTTACTTTCCGGGATACCGGCGTCGGCATCGACGAGGAGGATTTAGCGATGATCTTCGAGCCCTATTTTACGACTAAAAAACTGGGAATCGGCCTCGGACTGGCGATTACCAAACGGATTATTCAAGTGCACGGCGGGAACATAGATGTTCAGAGTGAGCTTGAACAGGGGACCCGGGTGACGATTCATCTGCCGGTCCAAAGGAGGTCCATTTGA
- a CDS encoding sigma-54 dependent transcriptional regulator, whose amino-acid sequence MKKGQILVVDDEKSQREILKVILKTEGYGVQAAGSATEALRMAEEESFDLVLSDLKMPDNDGLFILDRLFKINPAVCIIIMTAHGTIDSAVEAIKKGAFDYLTKPLDREELLISVARAFEKLNLVHQNKMLQEQLSERFGLSNMIGNHVKMQEIFKTVRKIANSTATVLIFGESGTGKELIARAIHYNSIRGDKPFLAINCAAIPDTLIESELFGYEKGAFTGATGRGIGLFEAADGGSLFLDEVGDLSLTMQAKILRTIQQREIRRIGGREEIKIDVRVIAATNKNLEAEIQEGSFREDLFYRLNVISIRLPSLAERATDIPALTDHFIEKYNQRSDKRIKGISRPALRLLLDYSWPGNVRQLESTIERAVLLCEGETIETEDLPQEIRLKSFSSDRIAFDIPPQGFSLEEFEKELLMKAMEKSNGVIAKAAKLLGISYRTLQYRLEKFNIRKEEDPLVRSILPMQKGK is encoded by the coding sequence TTGAAGAAGGGGCAGATCCTGGTCGTCGATGACGAGAAGTCTCAGCGCGAGATCTTAAAGGTCATCCTCAAAACGGAAGGGTATGGTGTGCAGGCCGCGGGGAGCGCGACCGAAGCGCTCCGGATGGCGGAGGAGGAGTCGTTTGATCTTGTCTTAAGCGATCTGAAGATGCCCGATAACGACGGACTCTTCATCCTCGATCGTCTCTTCAAGATCAATCCGGCCGTCTGCATCATTATCATGACGGCGCACGGGACGATCGACTCCGCCGTCGAGGCGATCAAGAAGGGGGCTTTTGATTATCTGACCAAGCCGCTCGACCGGGAGGAGCTCCTTATTTCGGTCGCGAGGGCTTTCGAAAAGCTGAACCTGGTCCATCAGAACAAGATGCTGCAGGAGCAGCTTTCGGAGCGATTCGGCCTCTCCAACATGATCGGCAATCATGTCAAAATGCAGGAGATTTTCAAAACGGTCCGGAAAATCGCAAACAGCACCGCGACGGTGTTGATCTTCGGAGAAAGCGGAACGGGAAAGGAGCTGATCGCGCGGGCGATCCACTACAACAGCATTCGGGGTGACAAGCCGTTCCTGGCGATCAATTGCGCGGCGATTCCCGATACCCTGATCGAGAGCGAGCTGTTCGGCTACGAAAAGGGGGCCTTCACCGGCGCCACCGGGCGAGGGATCGGGCTGTTCGAGGCGGCCGACGGCGGGTCGCTTTTTCTCGATGAGGTTGGAGATCTCTCCTTGACGATGCAGGCCAAGATTCTCCGGACGATCCAGCAGCGAGAGATTCGACGGATCGGCGGAAGGGAAGAGATCAAAATCGATGTGCGGGTGATTGCGGCGACCAATAAGAACTTGGAGGCTGAAATTCAGGAGGGAAGTTTCCGAGAAGATCTTTTTTATCGGTTGAATGTGATCTCTATCCGTCTTCCCTCCCTGGCCGAGCGTGCGACAGACATCCCCGCGCTGACCGACCATTTTATTGAAAAGTACAATCAACGTTCCGATAAGCGCATTAAAGGGATCTCGCGTCCGGCGCTGCGGCTGCTGCTCGACTATTCCTGGCCCGGGAATGTGCGGCAGCTGGAATCGACGATCGAACGGGCTGTCCTTCTCTGCGAGGGAGAAACGATCGAGACGGAAGACCTTCCCCAAGAGATCCGATTGAAGAGCTTTTCATCCGACCGGATCGCTTTTGATATTCCCCCGCAGGGATTCTCTTTGGAAGAGTTTGAGAAGGAACTCCTGATGAAGGCGATGGAGAAAAGCAACGGGGTGATTGCAAAGGCGGCCAAACTTCTGGGGATCAGCTATCGGACGCTGCAGTATCGCCTTGAAAAATTCAACATCCGAAAAGAAGAAGATCCCCTCGTCAGGAGCATCCTTCCCATGCAAAAGGGAAAGTAA
- a CDS encoding DUF5666 domain-containing protein has protein sequence MRKAIAVVFSLLCAGLFATVSVMAEEAAGGEKPAISAQKGKMTSIKGEITEIDPAGSHVKVKEKNQEITISVTDNTVITAGKIKRTLADLKAGDQVVARFTEEDGKKIARSIRVATVGKGSEKKPPAPEAPKEEAPATEAPPVEPPAAASLEEAAQE, from the coding sequence ATGCGTAAAGCAATCGCCGTGGTTTTCTCGTTATTGTGCGCCGGTCTCTTTGCGACCGTATCCGTAATGGCGGAGGAAGCAGCCGGAGGTGAAAAGCCGGCGATATCCGCCCAAAAAGGTAAAATGACGAGCATCAAGGGGGAGATTACGGAGATCGATCCGGCGGGGAGTCACGTAAAGGTGAAGGAGAAAAACCAGGAGATCACAATCAGTGTAACCGACAACACCGTCATTACCGCGGGGAAGATCAAAAGAACGCTGGCCGATCTAAAAGCGGGCGATCAGGTTGTTGCCAGATTTACCGAAGAGGACGGAAAGAAGATCGCCCGGTCGATCCGTGTTGCAACCGTAGGCAAAGGGAGCGAAAAGAAACCACCCGCACCCGAAGCGCCGAAGGAAGAGGCGCCGGCGACCGAAGCCCCCCCGGTGGAACCGCCTGCAGCGGCGTCCCTTGAAGAGGCCGCCCAGGAGTAA
- a CDS encoding transcriptional regulator, translated as MPIYEYECEQCKTRVELIQRLSDPPLEICSSCGGKVHKMVSSPAGLLFKGSGWYITDYAKKNGKSGDAPSPPKGEGKSDSSSGSAKGETTPKESPSKPPPPSSNQTP; from the coding sequence TTGCCGATCTATGAGTATGAATGTGAGCAGTGCAAGACACGTGTTGAGCTAATACAGCGACTCTCCGATCCTCCTCTGGAAATCTGTTCCTCCTGTGGAGGAAAGGTCCATAAGATGGTCTCTTCCCCGGCAGGTCTGCTCTTTAAAGGGAGCGGTTGGTACATTACTGACTATGCAAAAAAGAATGGGAAAAGCGGCGACGCTCCATCCCCCCCCAAAGGAGAGGGGAAATCGGATTCTTCAAGCGGAAGCGCAAAAGGGGAAACGACTCCCAAAGAATCCCCTTCAAAACCACCTCCCCCTTCATCGAATCAAACGCCGTAA